The region TCTGATCGAAGAGCAGGTCGTCGTTCTGAGCCGTGGCAACGGCAGGCAAACCGATCGCCAGCAGGCAAACTAGCAGCGGAAAATAATTTTTCATACTTGCGGTGGGCTCCCAGGGAGGGTCGCACGGAAGAGTTGGGGGTTGGCCTTACGCTTAATTTTACCTCAACGTCATGCCTGGGGTCAGAGCAGAAGTTCCTGTAATTGCCCGGTTACGGCAGTTTTTCCGCAATTCCTACCGATCCTGGCAGCAATTCCGTTGTCTGGCTAAAATATCGGATTCCTTATTAATGTCTCCCGCCCCTCAAGTAAGTAGCAGGAACCGCCGCGTGTCCCAGCCCCTGAACAAGTACAGCTCGCGTATCACCCAACCCAAAAGCCAAGGTGCTTCCCAGGCCATGTTGTATGGAACCGGGATGACCGACGAAGACATGCAAAAGGCGCAAGTCGGCATTTGCAGCGTGTGGTACGAGGGCAACACCTGTAACATGCACCTGAACAAGCTGGGCGAAGAAGTCAAAAAGGGTGTCGTCGATGCTGATCTCGTCGGGATGCGGTTCAATACCATCGGCGTGAGCGACGGGATCTCGATGGGGACCGACGGGATGAGCTTCTCGTTGCAATCCCGCGACCTGATCGCCGACTCGATCGAAACGATCATGGGTGGCCAGTGGTACGACGCATTGGTCGCCATTCCTGGCTGCGATAAGAACATGCCAGGCTGCTTGATCGCGATGGGCCGACTCAACCGCCCTGCCCTGATGGTTTACGGCGGCACTATCAAGCCAGGGATCCGCAACGGCGACAAGCTGGACGTTGTGTCAGCATTCCAGTGCTACGGACAATATCTCGCGGGAACGATCACCGAGGACGAACGCAAGGAAATCGTTCGCAAGTCTTGCCCAGGGGCTGGTGCCTGCGGTGGGATGTACACCGCCAACACGATGGCCTCGGCCATTGAAGCGTTGGGCATGGCTCTGCCGTTCTCGGCGAGCATTCCAGCCGAAGCTCCGGAAAAGATCGAAGAATGTATCCGCGCCGGGGCGGCCGTTCGCAACTTGCTGGAAAAAGACATCAAGCCGCGCGACATCATGACGCGTGAAGCTTTCGAGAACGCCATGGTCATCGTGATGGCCCTGGGTGGTTCGACCAACGCCGTGTTGCATTTGATTGCCATGGCGCGCAGCGTCGACATCAATCTGACGCTCGACGATTGGCAAGCGGTGAGCGACCGTGTGCCGATGCTGGCCGACTTCAAACCGAGCGGTAAGTACGTTCAGGAAGATCTCCACAAGATCGGCGGTACTCCTGGCGTGATGAAATACCTCCTGAAGGAAGGGCTGCTCAACGGTGACTGCCTGACAGTAACCGGAAAGACGCTGGCAGAAAACTGCGCCGAAGTGCCTGACCTGACCGAAGGGCAAGACATTGTTCACCCATTGTCCGATCCGATCAAAAAGAACGGCCACCTTCAAATGCTCTTCGGCAGCCTGGCTCCGGAAGGTGCTGTCGCCAAGATCACCGGCAAAGAAGGCCTGCAATTCAGCGGCCCTGCGAAGGTGTTCGACTCGGAAGAAGACATGCTGCATGCCTTGGAAGACAAGAAGATTGTCAAAGGGGATGTGGTTGTCATTCGTTACGAAGGCCCCAAGGGTGGTCCTGGCATGCCAGAAATGCTAACGCCAACTTCCGCCATCATGGGTGCTGGGCTTGGTAAGGATGTGGCCCTGCTAACCGACGGTCGCTTTTCGGGCGGCTCGCATGGCTTCATCGTCGGCCATGTGACCCCGGAAGCCCAAGTGGGCGGTCCCATCGCATTGGCCCAAGATGGCGACACCATCACGATCGACGCCGACCGCCGCGTGATCGATTTGGAAGTCACGGAAGAAGAACTCGCCAAACGCAAAGAAGCCTGGGTCGCCCCGCCTTACAAAGTAAAACGCGGCACGCTCTACAAGTACATCAAAAACGTGAAGAGCGCCTCGGAAGGTTGCGTTACTGACGAGTAATCGCATTCGAGGCTTGGTAAAAGCTTGTTGCTAACTTTGGTCATCGGTAGAATCCGTCAATAGTCCTACCGACTTCATGAGGTTACCGATGACCCCTTACACGTTAGATACACATCCTGACGCTCTGGAATTCCAATTGCAGATGTTCAGAGGCATGACAGGTGAACAGCGCGCAAGCAAAGGGATTGCCCTGAGTGGTCTTATGGTTTCGATGGCCAAAAATGCCATCCGACGGCAGTTCCCTGAGTTCACCGAACAAGAGGTCGTCCTGAAATTCATCGAACTGAATTACGGTGATGATCTGGCAAGATCGGTGGAAACCCGTCTGAGGTCGGCGTAACGCCGTGAGCATTCCCAACGACTTAGTTACGGCGTTGCAAGCAGTCGTAACCACCTTGGACTCACATGGCATTCCGTATTACGTTGGTGGAAGCATTGCAAGTTCCTTTCATGGGGTTCCTCGCAGTACAATCGACGCCGATCTGGTCACCGACCTTCAGCTAGAACAGATCTCGCCGTTCTTTCGGGCAGTTAGCACAGAGTTCTATGCGAGTGAAGCAACGATGCGTGATGCGGTTCTTCGCAAATCATGCTTCAATCTGATTCATTTAGACACTGGATTTAAAATTGACATCTTCGTCCAGGAAGGTCGTCCCTATGATCGTTCTGCATTTTCTCGGGCACGGATCGACAGCTTAAGCCAAGACTATTCGCTCCGCGTGCGAATTTGTTCAGCGGAAGACAACATTCTCGCAAAACTGGCGTGGTATCGGGCCGGAGGAGAGACTTCGGAGCGTCAGT is a window of Bremerella sp. TYQ1 DNA encoding:
- the ilvD gene encoding dihydroxy-acid dehydratase, with translation MSPAPQVSSRNRRVSQPLNKYSSRITQPKSQGASQAMLYGTGMTDEDMQKAQVGICSVWYEGNTCNMHLNKLGEEVKKGVVDADLVGMRFNTIGVSDGISMGTDGMSFSLQSRDLIADSIETIMGGQWYDALVAIPGCDKNMPGCLIAMGRLNRPALMVYGGTIKPGIRNGDKLDVVSAFQCYGQYLAGTITEDERKEIVRKSCPGAGACGGMYTANTMASAIEALGMALPFSASIPAEAPEKIEECIRAGAAVRNLLEKDIKPRDIMTREAFENAMVIVMALGGSTNAVLHLIAMARSVDINLTLDDWQAVSDRVPMLADFKPSGKYVQEDLHKIGGTPGVMKYLLKEGLLNGDCLTVTGKTLAENCAEVPDLTEGQDIVHPLSDPIKKNGHLQMLFGSLAPEGAVAKITGKEGLQFSGPAKVFDSEEDMLHALEDKKIVKGDVVVIRYEGPKGGPGMPEMLTPTSAIMGAGLGKDVALLTDGRFSGGSHGFIVGHVTPEAQVGGPIALAQDGDTITIDADRRVIDLEVTEEELAKRKEAWVAPPYKVKRGTLYKYIKNVKSASEGCVTDE